The sequence below is a genomic window from Acidimicrobiales bacterium.
CGATGGCGTCGATCTCCTCGATGAAGCCGATGGCGCCGCCCTCGCGCCGGGCGTACTTGCGCAGCGCCTTGAAGTAGGAGCGGATCTTGCGGTTGGTCTGCCCGTAGAACATCGACTGGAACGCCGACGAGGACACGAAGAGGAACGGCACGCCGGCCTCGGCGGCCATGGCCTTGGCCATGTAGGTCTTGCCGGTGCCCGGCGGCCCCTCGAACAGGATCGCCCGGCGAGCCGAGCCGCCCATGTGCTCGGCGAAGGTGCGGTGGGCGAGGAAGAGGTTGAGGGTCTTCACCACCTCGTCGACCAGGACGGGCGCGCCCCGCACGTCGTCGAAGGAGACGTCGATCTCGTTGGGCCGGTACAGGACGTGCGGGGAGCGGCCCGCCCCGAGGAGCGGCAGGACGATCATCGCCCCCAACAGGACGATGAGGACGATCGCCGGCAGGTACGGCGTCAGGCCGGCGGGGAAGTGGGGGAAGGCGAAGGGCCCCCGGTGCAGGACGAGGGCCCGCACGCCCAGCCAGACGGCGATCGGGGTGAGCACGATCGCCAGCCGGAACATCTTCCCCTGGCGGACCCGTTCGCGGGCGGCCCCGACGTCGGCGGTGGCGACACGGATGACCCCCGACTGCCCGAGCGTGCGCAGCGCGGTGGCGGCCTGCGCCTGTGCCGGCGCGACCCCGTCGGCTCTCGGGGTCACCGGCCCGGTCGGGTCCTGCGCCGGTCGACGCCCGTGTCCCGAGCCCCGGTGGTCGCTCATCGCCTCACCCCTGATCCCCTCGCCGCCCTCGGGTGCCCATCAGACGGCACCCGGGTCATGCTTGGCCACACGGGACGACGGCCGGGGACGGGGCTGCCGGGAGCCGAACCGGCCAGGTCCCCCCGGTAGGCCCGCGACCTGCGGCCCACCGGATCGCCTGGTCGGTCGTCTCCACCGCCCGATCCGGACACCCTCCCTTATGCCACTCTCCGTGTCCGTTCTAACGCAGGTCCCTACGGATGATCAACTCGCCCCCAATACACCCGGAACAGGAGTGGCCCGTCTCTGCTACCGGGGCCGAGGCTGCCGATGACCACGCAGCGGGTCGAGCCGCTGACGCTGTGCGGGTCCCGTGAGGCGCCGGGAGCGTCACATGGGCCCGGCGTCGTGCTTGCGGCCGGGCAGGCGCTCGCGCCGCGAGGCGTCGAGGACCAGCGCCCGGTGCAGGGCCCGGCGGGTGTCGGCCGGGTCGATGACCGCGTCGACGAACCCCCGCTCGGCCGCCACCCACGGCGTCAGGAGCTCGGTGCGGTAGTCCTCCTCGAGCGCCCGGCGCTCGTCGTCGGTGGACCCCCGGCCGAGGATCTGCGCTGCCCCGCCGGCACCCATGACGGCGATCTGGGCCGAGGGCCAGGCCAGGCACAGGTCGTTGCCGATGCCCTTGGAGTCCATGACGATGTACGCCCCCCCGAAGGCCTTGCGCAGGACCACGCACACCCGGGGCACCGTCGCCTCGGCGTAGGCGAAGGCGAGCTCGGCGCCGTGGCGGATCATCCC
It includes:
- a CDS encoding AAA family ATPase; its protein translation is MSDHRGSGHGRRPAQDPTGPVTPRADGVAPAQAQAATALRTLGQSGVIRVATADVGAARERVRQGKMFRLAIVLTPIAVWLGVRALVLHRGPFAFPHFPAGLTPYLPAIVLIVLLGAMIVLPLLGAGRSPHVLYRPNEIDVSFDDVRGAPVLVDEVVKTLNLFLAHRTFAEHMGGSARRAILFEGPPGTGKTYMAKAMAAEAGVPFLFVSSSAFQSMFYGQTNRKIRSYFKALRKYARREGGAIGFIEEIDAIGGSRGGMGVGRHHDGIAGVVNELLIQLQSFDQPPASTRLAGALVDLVNAWLPPTRHLRKPAPRPANILVIGATNRAADLDPALVRPGRFDRSIYFDLPSRSGRREIIDYYLDKKAHETELDDPSRRDALAAMTFGYSPVMLEHLLDEALVWALRRDATQLSWGDLQQAKMTEEIGLAQPVEYAEAERRTIATH